Genomic DNA from Clostridium sp. BJN0013:
ATACAATAGTTTTATCTATCAGGTTATAATAATATTATCTGTTTGTTATCCTATGTTTGGAAGCTATAAAAACTTTAAAACCGCCAGTTTAACTTCATTAACAGTATCTGCTTTTATTTTGAGTATTTCTTTTGCATTCTTTCAAATGACTTTTGATTACCCAGCTATTACAATTACAAGCTATCCTTTACACACACTTACGAGAATATTTCATTTAACTAGATTTATTTCGAATTTACAAGCTATATTTTTACCATGGGCTATTGTAGTAATCGCTATTTATTATTCCACAGCTTTGTATTTGGCTTCTGCTATTTTTGCCTACGCTCTAAAGTTGGAGAAAATTGAGCCTTTAATTATACCTATATCGGCACTTATAGCTATAATAAGCATAATTCCTGAAAACTCACGGAATTTTTCTAGGTTTTTTAATGATAGAGTTGTTCCTATAATAACCATTATCAGCATAGTAGTACCTTTATTGCTTTTAGTAATTTCACAGTGGAAAGGGGATTATAAAAAGTGCTGAAGAAAATAATGTATTATTTAGTTATTGCTATTCTCATAATGTTTTCATGCAGTGGATGTCATAAGGATATTGTTGAATTAGAGGGACAGGGATATGTATCTGCTATAGGCATTGATAAAGGAAAAAATAATAATCTGAGTATTACATATCAGATTGCTAATATAAAATATGGTATGGATACAACTACCAACAAGTTTGCTAATCAACGAAAAAAAGGTGAAACTGTTACCTTTGAATCACCGGATTTGATTACAGCCAAGGATATAGCAAATGTGGTTGTGGCCAGGAGAGTTACTTTGGAACATGCCAGAATTCTCATTGTAGGCGAAGACTTTGCAAAAACTCCAGAATTTTTCCATGTTTTAGAGGCAGCACTTAGGGATAAAGAATTGAGGAGGTCTATGAATATATTTGTATGTCGTGAAAAAGCATCTGAATTTTTAAACAAAAATGACCCACAAATGGAGGATAGAACAAGTAAGTATTTTGATTTTGTTACAGATAGGTGGAGAGATACAGGATTTATAACCATATCTGATTTAAATAAATTTTTACAGAGGACAGAAGAAAATACAAGTTTATCTCTAGGCGCTTATACGTCAACAAAGCAATATTCTTCTAATGATGATGGAAATGAAGCTGATTATCTTCCAGGACAGGTAAATTTTCAAGGAGCTAATCCAACTCAAATGATAGGTGCAGCAGTATTTAAAAGAGGAAAAATGATAGGAAATCTTACAGGTGATGAAAATAGATTAGTAGCACTTTTAAGGCCTAAAAATGAAATAAAAAGCATGCTTTTTACCTTTGAAGATCCAATTGATAGAGCATATAAAATATCTGCAAAGCTAATAAAGAGTAAAAATACCAAAATTAAAATTGATATTAGTTCAAATAAACCAAAGGTTAATGTTGTTGTACCTGTAAAAATAGAAATTTTAGCTATACCTAGCTTTGTAAAATATGTTGAAGTTAAAGATAATGAGCAGTTGCTGAGAAATGCAATAAAGGAGCAGCTTGAAGAAAAAGCAGGTAAGTTGATAAAAAAGACACAAGAAGTATTTGGTGGAGAACCTTTTTTATGGCAATTGGAGGTTAGAAAAAAATTTTGGACTTTTGAAGAATACCAAAATTATAATTGGATGGATAAATATGACAAAGCAGAAGTTTCTATAAATTTTGATGTGATAATAAAGAGTTTTGGAAAACAGCTTAATCCATCACAAAATCTACAGGAGGATTAACTATGGGATGGATAATAATTCTAATTTATATTCTTATTTGTTTCTATACGGTTAAAGTAGGTATAGAAGTTTGGAAAGAAGGAAAAAAATTTGCCAGTATTAATATAATGATACTGGCACTTGCTATATTGATTCTATTTATATGGGCAAGAATTAATAATAGATTATAAGGATATAATGGTACTTATTTAAAGCGGCATTAAGTGGTGTTCTGGAAGAAAATAATTTTTTATTGTAAAATTTGATTAACAATATCTTGAGATATTACTCCTTCTCCTCCCAGAATATCAATCTGATTAGTATTTGCTATCCTTGATTTAATGTAATTTTTTATATTACTAGAATTACTTTTGTCAAGTAATACAACTGGTGCATTTTCTTTACCAGCTGCAGCTGAACCACAGAGGGCGTCTGCAAATTCACTTCCTGAGGCAAGATAAATATTAGATAAATTGTATTTATCATCAAATTTATTTAATACGGCAAGATTTGTAGCATATCTATCTGGGCCTGATATCCTTTCGGCTCCTAAATTTTTAACTATACTGTCATTTACAACTCCAGTTCCACCAATTATGTATGGTGTACTTTTATTGTCCTTTATATATTGCAAAGCGCCATCACTTAACTGGCTGCCATCTGTCAAAAATATAGGACTTCCTGACAACGCTGCATAAGATGATATAGATATGCCATCTGCAAATCCTTTTCCAGAAGTTATAAATACCTGTCCAGGGATACTTATCTGTTTTGCAACTGCAAGTGAAGTAGCATATCTATCTGGACCGGATATTCTCTCTATGTTTATTCCCATAGTTTTTAAGGCATTTTCTACTGAGATTGATACAACTCCGATACCTCCAATTATATATACTTTCTTCACTTTCAATCTTGAAAGTTCTGCTGCTGTGTTTTTATCAAGTGAATCATTTGAGGTTAACAGTATAGGTGCATTTATCTGTTTTGCAAAAGGTGCTGCACTAAGTGCGTCAGCAAAAGCTTCTCCAGAAACCAATACTGCTGAATCTGCATTATCATATTTATTCTGTGATATTTTTACAGAAGTTTCATATCTATTTGAGCCGCCTAATCTTACCTGTTTAAATGAAGCCAACTCCTTATCCGAAATTATATAATCACTAGTATGTGTTATATCAAAATTTATATAGTTATTAGAATCAACGTTTAAGTTACTGGCTACACTACTAATTGTCTTATTGGATTCATTAAAATAATATACATTCATATTATTTTTATCCTTATCTGCAATCCAACTGCTATCTAGGTTGAGCTTGACTTCAGCTTTTCCAGGAAGTTGTCCGTTATTTGCAAAAGATACTAAAATAACATCTTCATTTTTTATTTTCTGCTGGATGGCTTCTTTATTTGCTGATTTGGAATCTTTAATTTGGGCTACATTAACTGTCATATCCACTGATTTAGTGTCTGATATATCATTTCCATTAAATGTCCATTGTACTCCATCTTCTGTGAATACTAGTTTTTTATCAGTTCCCTTTACAGCATCAAATACATCTTTTGCCACTTGTTTATTGTTATTTACGTTTATGGTTATAGTTGCATTACTGCTTGAATTTTTTATTGCATTTACAACTGAATCCGTGTTAGAATTGGTTACATTAACTGATGAATTTGAGCCGCTGCTGGAACCACCTCCTGATGAAGTTTGTTTATTTATAGTGTAAGTATCAATGGCTTCCATGGTATCAGTCCTATAAGTCGTAATGGTAAAGCTGTTATTTTTTATGCTTACATCTGAAAATGTTGGAACATGATCCTGTTCTTTTTTAGCTTCATAATAGTTATTCACATCAGGTTGTTGCAGTTCATAATATTTACTACCGCTGGCTGAGTTTGTAGATATATATAGAACTCCTTTTGGATCTGTAACTTTACCATCTTTTGCATCTTCAACATTAACTGCTTCTCCCGCTGACATTTGATAAGTCCTTGTATAACTGTGATCATGTCCGGCCAAAACTACATCTACACCGAGATCCTCAAAGACTTCTGGATGGGTAACTCTTCTTGCAGCTATATCTTCATCTGTCTCATGGTTTGCTGAACTGTAAATGGAATGGTGCATTGCTGCTATCTTCCATTTTACGTTTGGATTTGCAGCTATTGCCTCCTGCATAAATGCCTTATGGTCCTGGGCATTTATATCATTGCTGTTAAGCATCATAAACAATGTGTTTCCATACACATAATAGTAGTC
This window encodes:
- a CDS encoding Ger(x)C family spore germination protein; amino-acid sequence: MLKKIMYYLVIAILIMFSCSGCHKDIVELEGQGYVSAIGIDKGKNNNLSITYQIANIKYGMDTTTNKFANQRKKGETVTFESPDLITAKDIANVVVARRVTLEHARILIVGEDFAKTPEFFHVLEAALRDKELRRSMNIFVCREKASEFLNKNDPQMEDRTSKYFDFVTDRWRDTGFITISDLNKFLQRTEENTSLSLGAYTSTKQYSSNDDGNEADYLPGQVNFQGANPTQMIGAAVFKRGKMIGNLTGDENRLVALLRPKNEIKSMLFTFEDPIDRAYKISAKLIKSKNTKIKIDISSNKPKVNVVVPVKIEILAIPSFVKYVEVKDNEQLLRNAIKEQLEEKAGKLIKKTQEVFGGEPFLWQLEVRKKFWTFEEYQNYNWMDKYDKAEVSINFDVIIKSFGKQLNPSQNLQED
- a CDS encoding cell wall-binding repeat-containing protein, whose amino-acid sequence is MKQYAEKIALFFLCFSVVLSSLVIPMPVNAETTTTQSTSMDQTATSADDTIKNVTFAPGKDQSQLNFTWYSKSTSEPQVQVALKSDMSGSEFPVDKSQTFKGEKSDGNDGYTSNKVTVTGLNQTTEYVYRVGDGTNWSQINSYTTQNISNGFDFLLAGDPQIGAGGDLAKDGAGWLDTLNKATNKFSNFSFIMSVGDQVNNGSELNGQSNELEYDEFFKPDQLKNMPVATIPGNHESYGVGHITHFNLPNMSDKYGIFTDNGYESDKSSGTTGNDYYYVYGNTLFMMLNSNDINAQDHKAFMQEAIAANPNVKWKIAAMHHSIYSSANHETDEDIAARRVTHPEVFEDLGVDVVLAGHDHSYTRTYQMSAGEAVNVEDAKDGKVTDPKGVLYISTNSASGSKYYELQQPDVNNYYEAKKEQDHVPTFSDVSIKNNSFTITTYRTDTMEAIDTYTINKQTSSGGGSSSGSNSSVNVTNSNTDSVVNAIKNSSSNATITINVNNNKQVAKDVFDAVKGTDKKLVFTEDGVQWTFNGNDISDTKSVDMTVNVAQIKDSKSANKEAIQQKIKNEDVILVSFANNGQLPGKAEVKLNLDSSWIADKDKNNMNVYYFNESNKTISSVASNLNVDSNNYINFDITHTSDYIISDKELASFKQVRLGGSNRYETSVKISQNKYDNADSAVLVSGEAFADALSAAPFAKQINAPILLTSNDSLDKNTAAELSRLKVKKVYIIGGIGVVSISVENALKTMGINIERISGPDRYATSLAVAKQISIPGQVFITSGKGFADGISISSYAALSGSPIFLTDGSQLSDGALQYIKDNKSTPYIIGGTGVVNDSIVKNLGAERISGPDRYATNLAVLNKFDDKYNLSNIYLASGSEFADALCGSAAAGKENAPVVLLDKSNSSNIKNYIKSRIANTNQIDILGGEGVISQDIVNQILQ